The genomic stretch TTCTTCGCTGCTTGTACTTCACGTTCTTTTATTTCTCTTCTGAGGTAACGGGTTACCAGCTCTTCCACCTCGGATTCCAACTTCACTCCGCGAAGCCGTCCTTTAACCCCCATCAATTCACGAAGCTTATTCTCCGTAAAACGCACCAGCTGTGTTAAATAGGCACGAAGCGGTGGATGCTCGCTGATCGGAAACACCCTGACTTCGGCGTGTTTTCCATAAAAATCATGATCATACACCGCACTGCGGAATAATATCCTCTTACTTGTCACTTCTTCAGGCCAAAAACGATGGATTAGACGAAGCCCATGCTTTTTCAACCAGTACCGATCAACTAAGGCGATCACCTTAGGCGCATAAGTTTTCATCTCTTTACGTCCTTGTTCCTTGAAAAAGCTGCTCTGTTCTGCATTATAATCTATTAACATCATTAGCATATCCCAAGACAAATCTAAAGGATCTGAAGTAAACCTGCGCATCCATTCGCGTTCCTTTAATTCGTCAGACAGTTTGCGCGGAATTTTCTCCATGAGCTCTTTATATGGCATTTCAAGTCCGTGTACTAAGCAAAAATCAAATATCCATTCGCGCATGTACATATCAATCTTCTTTTCGCGTTCTCCATAACCAAACCAGACTTCGTCCAGTAAAGCGAGACCTTCCTCTGGAGCAGACCAACCTACACCATGAATCAGTTCATAGATATAAAGAAACAAGTAGGATAGATCTGTATCTGGATATCTGCCTTGTTTTACTTCCTTACGCCAATAAAAATACCATCTCTTCTGGGCTGAACTCATCTGTTCATAGGTTGGCCAGTACGCCCGATAAGAGACAAAGGGTGCTTCCGAACAAACGACAGATTCAAATTCTCTGGCCTGCTTCACAAAAGTTTGCTCACGTGTAAGGAATATGAACTGCTTCTCCCAATCAGCATCCCGTTCAAACGTTTGTGGAGACACGACAAGGTTCCCTTTCCGCTTCAACGTATCTTCTGGCATCATGATTGGTTTTACTTTGTCTATATCAAAAGCAGGATCAACCTCCCTGTTATATAAGGGAGCCGGAGTCTTGTTGTTCTTTACTTGCTTAGTTAAGAAGACGTCTTCACTGCTCTCCTCATTCCATGGATTCCAGTCGTCCACCTGCATATCATCTAGAAAATCAAGCCCGTCCCATTCAGCGTCAATAGGCACATAAGTAAGATCCTGAACTTCTTCCTCAGGTTCTGAAAGGGCATGAGAAAAATCTTCTCTTCTCGGAATCTCTGCTTCTTTCTCTTCATCCATCCATTCGTATTCCGCAAAGCGAATCTCATTCTTCTGATGAATAGATTGCTTCGGGATCGATTTCCCGTCATTTGCACTTCGCTGAATCCTATTCTGATTATCATCCATAAAGGCTATACCTCCATCACGATTTCATTATAACAAATCACTTCCTATCAAAGGAGGGTTAAAATAACTTCTGGAATTTATTGTTTAACATTAAGGAATCGTTTAAGATCTTTTATATGACAACCAAGACTACTAAAAGGAGTTTATTTATGAAATTAAGAAAGTTGCTTAAGCCCAGTTACATTCTTTGTATGATTTTATTTTACATC from Paenibacillus polygoni encodes the following:
- a CDS encoding TerB N-terminal domain-containing protein, with translation MDDNQNRIQRSANDGKSIPKQSIHQKNEIRFAEYEWMDEEKEAEIPRREDFSHALSEPEEEVQDLTYVPIDAEWDGLDFLDDMQVDDWNPWNEESSEDVFLTKQVKNNKTPAPLYNREVDPAFDIDKVKPIMMPEDTLKRKGNLVVSPQTFERDADWEKQFIFLTREQTFVKQAREFESVVCSEAPFVSYRAYWPTYEQMSSAQKRWYFYWRKEVKQGRYPDTDLSYLFLYIYELIHGVGWSAPEEGLALLDEVWFGYGEREKKIDMYMREWIFDFCLVHGLEMPYKELMEKIPRKLSDELKEREWMRRFTSDPLDLSWDMLMMLIDYNAEQSSFFKEQGRKEMKTYAPKVIALVDRYWLKKHGLRLIHRFWPEEVTSKRILFRSAVYDHDFYGKHAEVRVFPISEHPPLRAYLTQLVRFTENKLRELMGVKGRLRGVKLESEVEELVTRYLRREIKEREVQAAKKARPAVKINTKKLRRLQQESEEVRDMLTIDDNNATHTATEAGNVGTRRKQAAPNPGKLQTIQTEMNFGGSVLYSPPPADEDQSPNIEIWKAEETFVERTEVERTVAKSSVIEETDVKTTDVETTGEETHGAETTGAETTNVEMNSVTSVEQPGYHFVWNTDNMEEEWQELAERLSAAQLEVLYILRDQKGSAELQRIATKAGSMPELMIEEINEISMEIIGDILIDGEEITEEYIEALQTLSYTDE